In one Cellulomonas sp. JZ18 genomic region, the following are encoded:
- a CDS encoding DUF4097 family beta strand repeat-containing protein, which translates to MTLPQRPADQRPADPHAADPRPGDVAPTAPLPATSAAPVPPGAGAPPPGGGAPVAPVPGSARRRSTAGAVLTAIGVTAVVLTAGQLALNIVAHATARTRTHLQTYDAVPVVELVTDGAVEVRATSGDDVHVERRSRHAWDAPQHTVQHQGDRLVVTYRCGWSWVGVCSTSMVAELPEGTDLVVRSQDGTVRAEGALGDVDLRASDGDVVVVGATGRVEARTSDGRVDAQGLAGDVLVRTDDGDVSLRDVGGDADVSVGDGSLAADGVGGSLTARTSHGRVDAQDVARDVVIQTDDGDVVLADVGGDVDVSAVDGALAVDGVGGSLTARTSDGDVTVAAVAGDVTARSVDGDVTVHGTGEPVALEIVTVDGRQVVDAPTDPAADRRVSLRTGDGNVSYLGPRR; encoded by the coding sequence ATGACCCTCCCGCAGCGCCCGGCCGACCAGCGCCCGGCCGACCCGCACGCGGCGGACCCGCGCCCGGGTGACGTCGCGCCGACGGCACCGCTGCCCGCGACCTCCGCGGCGCCCGTGCCGCCCGGCGCCGGCGCCCCGCCCCCGGGCGGGGGCGCCCCGGTCGCACCCGTCCCGGGCTCGGCGCGACGTCGGTCGACCGCCGGGGCCGTGCTCACCGCGATCGGCGTCACGGCGGTCGTGCTCACCGCGGGGCAGCTCGCGCTCAACATCGTCGCGCACGCGACGGCGCGCACCCGCACGCACCTGCAGACGTACGACGCGGTGCCGGTCGTCGAGCTCGTCACGGACGGCGCGGTGGAGGTCCGCGCGACCAGCGGTGACGACGTGCACGTCGAGCGCAGGTCCCGGCACGCGTGGGACGCGCCGCAGCACACCGTGCAGCACCAGGGCGACCGCCTGGTCGTCACGTACCGCTGCGGCTGGAGCTGGGTCGGCGTGTGCAGCACGAGCATGGTGGCCGAGCTGCCGGAGGGCACCGACCTGGTCGTGCGCTCGCAGGACGGGACCGTGCGGGCGGAGGGCGCCCTGGGCGACGTCGACCTGCGCGCGTCCGACGGGGACGTGGTGGTCGTCGGCGCGACCGGGCGGGTCGAGGCGCGCACGTCGGACGGGCGGGTCGACGCGCAGGGTCTGGCGGGTGACGTGCTGGTGCGCACGGACGACGGCGACGTCAGCCTGCGCGACGTCGGCGGCGACGCGGACGTGAGCGTGGGGGACGGGTCCCTCGCGGCGGACGGCGTGGGCGGCTCCCTCACGGCCCGCACCTCGCACGGGCGGGTCGACGCGCAGGACGTCGCGCGCGACGTGGTGATCCAGACGGACGACGGCGACGTCGTGCTGGCCGACGTCGGCGGCGACGTGGACGTGAGCGCGGTCGACGGGGCGCTGGCCGTGGACGGCGTGGGCGGCTCCCTCACGGCGCGGACCTCCGACGGGGACGTGACCGTCGCCGCGGTGGCCGGCGACGTCACGGCGCGCAGCGTCGACGGGGACGTCACCGTCCACGGCACGGGGGAGCCGGTCGCGCTGGAGATCGTGACCGTCGACGGCCGGCAGGTCGTCGACGCCCCGACCGATCCCGCGGCGGACCGCCGGGTGAGCCTGCGGACGGGCGACGGGAACGTGTCCTACCTGGGTCCGCGTCGCTGA
- a CDS encoding metallophosphoesterase, whose protein sequence is MSRSPVTAHPLVRTAGGLAAAGAAALAWSLVEARWYTLREARVPVLPAGQAPLRVLHVSDLHLTPGQRRKVDWVRDLATLDPHLVVDTGDNWAHTGAMPALLRALEPLLALPGAFVLGSNDYLAPQPKNPARYLLPDARRAPARPPVELPWRELVGRLTSAGWRDLSNRRDVLEVDGRRLSLVGTDDAHLDQDRFPAAGGPDDVRGAGRTAPGVDLHVGVTHAPYRRVLDAMHADGVDLTIAGHTHGGQLAVPLWGALTTNCDLDTRRAKGLHGWPGARPDRPGGGGSSWLHVSAGLGTSPYAPVRFACRPEATLLTLVPA, encoded by the coding sequence GTGAGCCGCTCCCCCGTCACCGCCCACCCCCTCGTCCGCACCGCCGGCGGCCTCGCGGCCGCCGGCGCCGCGGCGCTCGCCTGGTCTCTCGTCGAGGCGCGCTGGTACACGCTGCGTGAGGCGCGCGTCCCCGTCCTGCCCGCGGGGCAGGCCCCGCTGCGCGTCCTGCACGTGTCCGACCTGCACCTCACGCCGGGGCAGCGCCGCAAGGTCGACTGGGTGCGCGACCTGGCCACGCTCGACCCGCACCTCGTCGTCGACACCGGCGACAACTGGGCGCACACCGGTGCCATGCCGGCCCTGCTGCGTGCGCTGGAGCCGCTGCTCGCGCTGCCGGGCGCGTTCGTCCTCGGGTCGAACGACTACCTCGCGCCGCAGCCGAAGAACCCGGCGCGCTACCTGCTCCCCGACGCGCGGCGTGCGCCGGCGCGCCCCCCGGTCGAGCTGCCGTGGCGCGAGCTCGTGGGCCGGCTGACGTCGGCCGGCTGGCGCGACCTGTCGAACCGCCGCGACGTCCTCGAGGTCGACGGCCGGCGCCTCTCGCTCGTCGGCACGGACGACGCGCACCTCGACCAGGACCGCTTCCCCGCCGCCGGTGGCCCGGACGACGTCCGCGGGGCCGGCCGCACGGCGCCCGGGGTCGACCTGCACGTCGGCGTCACGCACGCGCCGTACCGCCGGGTGCTCGACGCGATGCACGCGGACGGCGTCGACCTCACGATCGCCGGGCACACGCACGGCGGGCAGCTCGCGGTGCCGCTCTGGGGCGCGCTGACGACGAACTGCGACCTCGACACGCGCCGGGCCAAGGGCCTGCACGGGTGGCCCGGGGCGCGCCCCGACCGTCCGGGCGGCGGCGGGTCGTCGTGGCTGCACGTCTCGGCCGGGCTGGGCACGTCGCCCTACGCCCCCGTGCGGTTCGCCTGCCGGCCCGAGGCGACGCTGCTCACGCTCGTCCCCGCGTGA
- a CDS encoding transglycosylase domain-containing protein translates to MPTPARARGRKVSAVQALGLMVSFLLVAVLGGVLSAGLLLPGVAAANGATTMSVTAFEEIPSELEERTLPQKSEILAADGTLLATVFLQNRTAVPLAEIAPIMQKAVIAVEDRRFYEHSGVDPAGMVRAAVATAMGKTQGASTLTQQYVKNVLVDAAELAETEEERQAIIAAARESDGPEGVARKLREAKIAITLEQRMSKDEILEKYLNIAPFGASVYGVESAAQYYFGKSAKDVTYLEAATIAGITQSPSALDPVGPADETPEVKAARQAKSQARRDQVLKDMEREGYITADELAAGLATPIAATLNPHPLRQGCVAASDVVSGAGFFCDYVTKVIINDPAFGETSDVRKNRLYRGGLTIRTTLDPAEQTAADQEVKAGVPVEDGSGVASAIVTVEPGTGKILAMAQNRNYSVTKDGPRTDTAVNFNTSYQYGGSQGFAPGSTFKVFTLLEWLKKGHSLNETVNGTRLQYEPREFQSCIRLSGETWKFGNSEGGRAIPQSVLDATRNSVNSAYVAMAKQLNLCDIMQGAADLGVTQAGDPNSTTVWGTPGNAPFTGTPANVLGSESTSPLQIAAAYATFASGGTYCKPIAITSVTDSQGNELPVPQADCRPGAIDPQIAAAMNFALSNVWSGTASDIGRPAYTAAGKTGTTTGNENTWFAGYNPLRATAVWVGYSENFRSMNGQVINGKRYRNGPYGSSIAAPTWKRYMDRVMAGKEVPGFASPNDRQVYGERSGVPSVVGQSEQSARAQLEGAGFRVSVAGDQVSSPYPAGTVAEQSPSGTASRGATITLRLSNGQPPAPPAGPAQPGVGFPGPGNGGGNNGGGNNGGGGNGGPGNGRNG, encoded by the coding sequence ATGCCGACCCCTGCCCGCGCCCGTGGACGCAAGGTCAGCGCCGTCCAGGCGCTGGGCCTGATGGTCTCCTTCCTGCTCGTCGCCGTGCTCGGCGGCGTCCTGTCCGCCGGCCTCCTGCTGCCCGGCGTGGCCGCGGCCAACGGCGCCACGACCATGTCCGTGACGGCGTTCGAGGAGATCCCGAGCGAGCTCGAGGAGCGCACGCTGCCGCAGAAGTCGGAGATCCTCGCGGCCGACGGCACGCTGCTGGCGACCGTCTTCCTGCAGAACCGCACCGCGGTGCCGCTGGCCGAGATCGCGCCGATCATGCAGAAGGCCGTCATCGCGGTCGAGGACCGCCGGTTCTACGAGCACTCCGGCGTCGACCCGGCCGGCATGGTGCGCGCCGCCGTCGCGACTGCGATGGGCAAGACGCAGGGTGCGTCGACGCTGACGCAGCAGTACGTGAAGAACGTCCTCGTCGACGCGGCCGAGCTCGCGGAGACCGAGGAGGAGCGCCAGGCGATCATCGCGGCGGCGCGCGAGAGCGACGGCCCCGAGGGCGTCGCCCGCAAGCTGCGCGAGGCCAAGATCGCCATCACGCTCGAGCAGCGGATGAGCAAGGACGAGATCCTCGAGAAGTACCTGAACATCGCGCCCTTCGGCGCGTCCGTCTACGGCGTCGAGTCGGCGGCGCAGTACTACTTCGGCAAGTCGGCGAAGGACGTCACGTACCTCGAGGCCGCGACGATCGCCGGGATCACGCAGAGCCCGTCCGCGCTCGACCCGGTGGGCCCGGCCGACGAGACGCCGGAGGTCAAGGCCGCGCGCCAGGCCAAGTCGCAGGCGCGCCGCGACCAGGTGCTCAAGGACATGGAGCGCGAGGGGTACATCACGGCGGACGAGCTCGCCGCGGGCCTCGCGACGCCGATCGCCGCCACCCTGAACCCGCACCCGCTCCGGCAGGGGTGCGTCGCCGCCAGCGACGTCGTGTCCGGCGCGGGCTTCTTCTGCGACTACGTCACCAAGGTGATCATCAACGACCCCGCGTTCGGCGAGACGAGCGACGTGCGCAAGAACCGGCTCTACCGCGGCGGTCTGACGATCCGGACGACCCTCGACCCGGCGGAGCAGACCGCAGCCGACCAGGAGGTCAAGGCGGGCGTGCCGGTCGAGGACGGCTCGGGCGTCGCGTCCGCGATCGTCACGGTGGAGCCCGGCACGGGCAAGATCCTCGCGATGGCGCAGAACCGGAACTACTCGGTGACCAAGGACGGTCCTCGCACCGACACCGCGGTCAACTTCAACACCTCGTACCAGTACGGCGGCTCGCAGGGCTTCGCCCCGGGCTCGACGTTCAAGGTGTTCACGCTGCTGGAGTGGCTGAAGAAGGGGCACTCGCTCAACGAGACCGTCAACGGCACCCGGCTGCAGTACGAGCCGCGGGAGTTCCAGAGCTGCATCCGCCTGTCGGGCGAGACGTGGAAGTTCGGCAACTCCGAGGGCGGGCGGGCCATCCCGCAGAGCGTCCTCGACGCGACCCGGAACTCCGTGAACTCGGCGTACGTCGCGATGGCCAAGCAGCTCAACCTCTGCGACATCATGCAGGGCGCGGCGGACCTCGGCGTGACGCAGGCCGGTGACCCCAACTCGACGACCGTCTGGGGCACCCCGGGCAACGCGCCCTTCACGGGCACGCCGGCCAACGTGCTCGGCTCCGAGTCGACGTCCCCGCTGCAGATCGCGGCCGCGTACGCGACGTTCGCGTCGGGCGGCACGTACTGCAAGCCGATCGCGATCACGTCGGTCACCGACTCCCAGGGCAACGAGCTGCCCGTGCCGCAGGCGGACTGCCGGCCCGGCGCGATCGACCCGCAGATCGCCGCTGCCATGAACTTCGCGCTGAGCAACGTGTGGTCCGGCACGGCCAGCGACATCGGCCGTCCCGCCTACACCGCCGCCGGCAAGACCGGCACCACGACCGGCAACGAGAACACGTGGTTCGCGGGCTACAACCCGCTGCGTGCGACCGCCGTGTGGGTGGGGTACAGCGAGAACTTCCGGTCGATGAACGGGCAGGTCATCAACGGCAAGCGTTACCGGAACGGCCCCTACGGCTCGTCCATCGCCGCCCCGACGTGGAAGCGGTACATGGACCGCGTCATGGCGGGCAAGGAGGTGCCGGGCTTCGCCTCGCCGAACGACCGGCAGGTGTACGGCGAGCGCTCCGGCGTGCCGTCCGTCGTCGGGCAGAGCGAGCAGTCCGCGCGTGCGCAGCTCGAGGGCGCAGGGTTCCGCGTCTCCGTCGCCGGTGACCAGGTGAGCTCGCCCTACCCGGCGGGCACCGTGGCCGAGCAGTCCCCGTCGGGCACCGCCTCGCGGGGTGCGACCATCACGCTGCGCCTGTCGAACGGGCAGCCCCCGGCGCCGCCGGCCGGCCCCGCGCAGCCGGGCGTCGGGTTCCCCGGGCCGGGGAACGGTGGTGGCAACAACGGTGGTGGCAACAACGGCGGTGGCGGCAACGGCGGCCCGGGCAACGGTCGCAACGGCTGA
- a CDS encoding WhiB family transcriptional regulator yields MTVLEVDGHWTARAACGSGKLAPDALFVEGSAQRDARGVCLGCPVRLDCLADALDSRADFGVWGGMTERERRALLRRRPDVVSWREELVGSDMTLASLSSRV; encoded by the coding sequence GTGACGGTGCTCGAGGTCGACGGCCACTGGACCGCGCGCGCGGCGTGCGGGTCCGGCAAGCTGGCGCCGGACGCGCTCTTCGTCGAGGGCTCTGCCCAGCGGGACGCCCGCGGGGTCTGCCTGGGCTGTCCCGTGCGGCTGGACTGCCTCGCCGACGCGCTCGACAGCCGCGCGGACTTCGGCGTGTGGGGCGGCATGACGGAGCGCGAGCGGCGCGCGCTGCTGCGTCGCCGTCCGGACGTGGTGTCGTGGCGCGAGGAGCTGGTCGGCTCCGACATGACGCTGGCGTCGCTCTCGTCTCGCGTGTGA
- a CDS encoding DUF4177 domain-containing protein yields the protein MATQWEYATVPLIIHATKAILDQWGADGWELVTVIQGPDAGLVAYLKRPRP from the coding sequence ATGGCCACCCAGTGGGAGTACGCGACCGTTCCGCTCATCATCCACGCCACCAAGGCGATCCTCGACCAGTGGGGCGCGGACGGGTGGGAGCTCGTCACCGTCATCCAGGGTCCCGACGCGGGCCTCGTCGCCTACCTCAAGCGCCCCCGGCCGTGA
- a CDS encoding RidA family protein, whose protein sequence is MTVRDRLAALGLTLPEVAAPVAAYVPAVRSGAHVWTSGQLPFVTGALPATGKVGAEVDADAAAGLARVAALNALAAVGALLAEEDGGDPVAALERVRRVVKVVGFVASAASFTGQPGVVNGASLLLHEVLGDAGVHARSAVGVAVLPLDAPVEVELVVETD, encoded by the coding sequence GTGACGGTCCGCGACCGGCTCGCGGCCCTGGGGCTGACCCTCCCCGAGGTGGCGGCGCCCGTCGCCGCCTACGTGCCCGCCGTGCGCTCGGGCGCCCACGTGTGGACGTCCGGGCAGCTGCCGTTCGTCACCGGGGCGCTCCCCGCGACGGGCAAGGTGGGGGCCGAGGTCGACGCGGACGCCGCGGCCGGGCTCGCGCGGGTCGCCGCGCTCAACGCGCTGGCCGCCGTGGGCGCCCTCCTGGCCGAGGAGGACGGCGGGGACCCCGTCGCCGCCCTCGAGCGGGTGCGGCGCGTCGTCAAGGTCGTCGGCTTCGTGGCCAGCGCCGCGTCGTTCACCGGGCAGCCCGGGGTCGTCAACGGCGCGAGCCTGCTCCTGCACGAGGTGCTCGGCGACGCCGGCGTGCACGCGCGCTCCGCGGTCGGTGTCGCGGTGCTGCCGCTCGACGCGCCCGTCGAGGTCGAGCTCGTCGTCGAGACGGACTAG
- a CDS encoding Crp/Fnr family transcriptional regulator, with protein MADDIVLTAPLFAGLDAESSGALIASMKEIDAGRGDVLFHEGEPGDRLYVVREGKIKLGRRSNDGRENLLAVLGPGEMFGELSLFDPGPRTATATVVADAVVLELGHQDLIRWLEDKPMVAEHLLQALARRLRRTNEALADLVFSDVPGRVAKALLDLSTRFGQEVDEGIRVAHDLTQEELAQLVGASRETVNKALADFAARGWVRREGRAVVLLDVDRLERRAR; from the coding sequence GTGGCGGATGACATCGTGCTGACGGCCCCGCTGTTCGCGGGTCTGGACGCGGAGTCGTCGGGAGCGCTCATCGCGTCGATGAAGGAGATCGACGCCGGCCGGGGCGACGTCCTGTTCCACGAGGGCGAGCCCGGCGACCGCCTCTACGTGGTGCGCGAGGGCAAGATCAAGCTCGGGCGGCGCTCGAACGACGGCCGGGAGAACCTCCTCGCCGTCCTCGGCCCGGGCGAGATGTTCGGCGAGCTCTCGCTGTTCGACCCGGGGCCGCGCACGGCGACCGCCACGGTCGTGGCCGACGCCGTCGTGCTGGAGCTGGGCCACCAGGACCTCATCCGCTGGCTCGAGGACAAGCCGATGGTGGCCGAGCACCTGCTGCAGGCGCTGGCCCGCCGGCTGCGGCGCACGAACGAGGCGCTGGCCGACCTCGTCTTCTCCGACGTCCCGGGACGCGTCGCGAAGGCGCTGCTCGACCTGTCGACGCGGTTCGGCCAGGAGGTCGACGAGGGCATCCGGGTCGCGCACGACCTCACGCAGGAGGAGCTCGCCCAGCTCGTCGGCGCCTCGCGCGAGACGGTGAACAAGGCTCTCGCCGACTTCGCCGCGCGCGGGTGGGTCCGCCGCGAGGGCCGCGCCGTCGTCCTGCTCGACGTGGACCGCCTGGAGCGGCGCGCACGCTGA
- the nth gene encoding endonuclease III produces MDRTRPETALARTRRARRVDRALALRYPDAHCELDFRNPFELLIATVLSAQTTDLRVNQTTPALFARFPDAEALAVANPAELEEILRPTGFYRAKSRAVLGIGQALVERFGGQVPARLEDLVTLPGVGRKTANVVLGNAFGIPGITVDTHIARLSKRLGYTTSDDPLVIEKDLQPLLEKRQWTMACHRLIFHGRRTCFARRPACGACPVAALCPSAGIGENDPVRAAAMLKG; encoded by the coding sequence GTGGACCGCACCCGCCCGGAGACCGCCCTCGCGCGCACGCGGCGCGCCCGTCGCGTCGACCGTGCGCTGGCGCTGCGCTACCCCGACGCGCACTGCGAGCTCGACTTCCGCAACCCGTTCGAGCTGCTGATCGCGACCGTGCTCTCGGCGCAGACGACGGACCTGCGCGTCAACCAGACGACGCCCGCGCTGTTCGCGCGGTTCCCCGACGCGGAGGCCCTCGCGGTCGCGAACCCCGCCGAGCTCGAGGAGATCCTGCGGCCGACCGGCTTCTACCGGGCCAAGTCGCGGGCGGTCCTCGGCATCGGCCAGGCGCTCGTGGAGCGCTTCGGGGGGCAGGTGCCCGCGCGCCTGGAGGACCTCGTGACGCTGCCCGGCGTGGGTCGCAAGACCGCGAACGTCGTGCTCGGCAACGCGTTCGGCATCCCGGGGATCACCGTGGACACGCACATCGCGCGGCTCTCGAAGCGCCTCGGGTACACCACGAGCGACGACCCGCTCGTGATCGAGAAGGACCTGCAGCCGCTGCTCGAGAAGCGGCAGTGGACGATGGCCTGCCACCGCCTGATCTTCCACGGCCGGCGCACGTGCTTCGCGCGCCGGCCGGCCTGCGGCGCGTGCCCGGTCGCGGCGCTGTGCCCGTCGGCGGGCATCGGCGAGAACGACCCCGTGCGTGCCGCGGCGATGCTGAAGGGCTGA
- a CDS encoding alpha/beta fold hydrolase: MTTVDSAALLFDGPWQHRFVTANGARFHVTTTGEPDAPLVLLLHGVPQFWWAWRHQMPALAAAGYRVAAMDLRGTGGSDKPPQGYDVPTLAADAAGVIRSLGESDAVVVGSGTGADVAWATAAAHPGVVRALGVLAGTHPLDRVSEPRTAPHPAAAALLAFTQLPSLPERAVVEGDLVERMFTQWGGVPGRPDASAVDTYRRALRVPFAAHSQLEQVRWLVRSTPRPDGRRLRALLRDARPVPVLQAHGARDGLRPASHASLGPATRRLAAPYRYELLRGGGHYLGDQVPEQVGELLVDWLAEIDGARARARRVVL, translated from the coding sequence ATGACCACCGTCGACTCCGCCGCGCTGCTCTTCGACGGCCCCTGGCAGCACCGCTTCGTCACCGCGAACGGCGCCCGCTTCCACGTGACCACCACGGGGGAGCCCGACGCGCCGCTCGTGCTCCTGCTGCACGGCGTGCCGCAGTTCTGGTGGGCGTGGCGCCACCAGATGCCCGCGCTCGCCGCCGCCGGCTACCGCGTCGCCGCCATGGACCTGCGCGGCACCGGCGGCAGCGACAAGCCCCCGCAGGGCTACGACGTCCCGACGCTCGCCGCCGACGCGGCGGGGGTGATCCGCTCGCTCGGCGAGTCCGACGCGGTGGTGGTGGGCAGCGGCACCGGCGCGGACGTCGCGTGGGCCACCGCGGCCGCGCACCCGGGCGTCGTGCGTGCGCTGGGCGTGCTGGCCGGCACGCACCCGCTCGACCGGGTGAGCGAGCCGCGGACCGCCCCGCACCCGGCCGCGGCGGCGCTGCTCGCGTTCACCCAGCTGCCGTCGCTGCCCGAGCGGGCCGTCGTCGAGGGCGACCTGGTGGAGCGGATGTTCACGCAGTGGGGCGGGGTCCCCGGGCGTCCCGACGCGTCCGCCGTCGACACCTACCGGCGTGCGCTGCGCGTGCCGTTCGCCGCGCACAGCCAGCTCGAGCAGGTGCGCTGGCTCGTGCGCTCGACGCCGCGCCCCGACGGCCGGCGCCTGCGCGCCCTGCTGCGCGACGCGCGTCCCGTCCCGGTGCTGCAGGCGCACGGGGCGCGCGACGGCCTGCGTCCGGCGTCGCACGCGTCGCTGGGGCCCGCCACCCGGCGCCTGGCCGCCCCGTACCGCTACGAGCTGCTGCGCGGCGGCGGCCACTACCTGGGCGACCAGGTGCCCGAGCAGGTCGGCGAGCTGCTCGTCGACTGGCTCGCGGAGATCGACGGCGCCCGCGCCCGCGCACGGCGCGTGGTGCTCTGA
- the nhaA gene encoding Na+/H+ antiporter NhaA, with amino-acid sequence MPSSSAPTPPARPTRTLFSALTPGGERNLADTLRDERTGGLLLLAGAVAALLWANLAPDSYAAVAGTHVGPASIHLDLDIAHWAADGLLAIFFFVVGLELKREMVVGELRHVATAALPAAAAVGGMVVPAGIYLAVNAAMPGGAPQGWAVPTATDIAFAVGVLAIVGRGVPVALRAFLLTLAVVDDLLAIVIIAVGYTETVTLGLMLGSFACVAVFALALRRGLRSPFLLVPLALAAWALLHASGVHATIAGVLLGFAVPAAPGSAVRGGAADATDAHGDNSLAEHYEHLWRPVSAGFAVPVFALFAAGVTIEPSTIGATFTEPVGLGVVLGLVLGKPLGIAAATWLVSRFTRARLAPGLGWWDVIGVGLLAGIGFTVSLLVGSLAFGTGTVLDDHVVVGVLAASLLAALGGGAVLAWRGRVHAARAGGEVDPDAVDRAEEAARDPQAPAAVEDTAVPAPGTEGGHEPGATR; translated from the coding sequence GTGCCCAGCTCCTCCGCACCCACGCCGCCCGCGCGTCCGACGCGCACGCTGTTCTCCGCCCTGACCCCCGGCGGCGAGCGCAACCTCGCCGACACCCTGCGCGACGAGCGCACCGGCGGACTGCTGCTGCTCGCGGGTGCCGTCGCGGCGCTCCTGTGGGCGAACCTCGCACCCGACTCCTACGCGGCGGTCGCCGGCACGCACGTCGGGCCGGCGTCGATCCACCTGGACCTCGACATCGCCCACTGGGCGGCCGACGGGCTCCTCGCGATCTTCTTCTTCGTCGTGGGGCTCGAGCTCAAGCGCGAGATGGTCGTGGGCGAGCTGCGGCACGTCGCGACGGCCGCGCTGCCCGCCGCGGCGGCGGTCGGCGGCATGGTCGTGCCCGCCGGGATCTACCTCGCGGTCAACGCGGCGATGCCGGGCGGCGCGCCGCAGGGCTGGGCGGTGCCCACCGCGACGGACATCGCGTTCGCGGTCGGCGTCCTCGCGATCGTCGGGCGCGGCGTCCCCGTCGCGCTGCGCGCGTTCCTGCTGACGCTCGCCGTGGTCGACGACCTGCTCGCGATCGTCATCATCGCCGTCGGGTACACCGAGACGGTGACGCTCGGCCTGATGCTCGGGTCGTTCGCGTGCGTGGCGGTGTTCGCGCTCGCGCTGCGCCGCGGCCTGCGCTCGCCGTTCCTGCTCGTCCCGCTGGCCCTCGCGGCGTGGGCCCTGCTGCACGCCTCGGGCGTGCACGCGACCATCGCCGGCGTGCTGCTCGGCTTCGCCGTGCCGGCCGCCCCGGGCTCGGCGGTGCGCGGCGGCGCGGCGGACGCGACGGACGCGCACGGCGACAACTCGCTCGCGGAGCACTACGAGCACCTGTGGCGCCCGGTGTCCGCCGGCTTCGCGGTGCCCGTCTTCGCCCTCTTCGCGGCGGGCGTGACGATCGAGCCGTCGACGATCGGCGCGACCTTCACCGAGCCGGTCGGCCTCGGGGTCGTGCTCGGCCTCGTGCTGGGCAAGCCGCTGGGCATCGCGGCGGCCACGTGGCTGGTGTCCCGGTTCACGCGCGCCCGGCTCGCGCCCGGGCTGGGCTGGTGGGACGTCATCGGCGTCGGCCTGCTCGCCGGCATCGGGTTCACGGTGTCGCTGCTGGTCGGCTCGCTCGCGTTCGGCACGGGCACGGTCCTCGACGACCACGTCGTCGTCGGCGTGCTCGCCGCCTCGCTGCTGGCGGCGCTCGGCGGCGGGGCCGTCCTCGCGTGGCGCGGACGCGTGCACGCGGCGCGCGCCGGCGGGGAGGTCGACCCCGACGCGGTGGACCGCGCCGAGGAGGCCGCGCGCGACCCGCAGGCGCCGGCCGCGGTCGAGGACACGGCGGTGCCGGCACCGGGCACCGAGGGGGGTCACGAGCCGGGGGCGACCCGGTAG
- a CDS encoding response regulator transcription factor, translating to MADLLLLTPASGGSAQVLPALGLLSHRVRVLPVEPSALVDAPDADIVVLDARRDLVTARTTCRLLRATGLTVPLVLVLTEGGLTVVTAEWGADDLVLEHATPAEVETRFRLVMEKAATASYDDAPQEISSGELTIDAGGYTARLRGRPLDLTYKEFELLKYLVQHPGRVFTRAQLLQEVWGYDYYGGTRTVDVHVRRLRAKLGPEHEQLIGTVRNVGYRFDPPKDRRGADDHDDVKEPAGA from the coding sequence GTGGCGGACCTGCTGCTGCTCACACCTGCGTCCGGTGGATCGGCACAGGTGCTGCCCGCCCTGGGGCTGTTGTCCCACCGGGTCCGTGTCCTGCCCGTCGAGCCGTCCGCACTCGTGGACGCACCGGACGCGGACATCGTCGTGCTCGACGCGCGCCGCGACCTCGTCACCGCCCGCACCACCTGCCGGCTGCTGCGCGCCACCGGGCTGACGGTCCCGCTCGTGCTCGTCCTCACCGAGGGCGGGCTCACCGTGGTCACCGCGGAGTGGGGCGCGGACGACCTCGTGCTCGAGCACGCGACGCCCGCGGAGGTCGAGACCCGCTTCCGGCTCGTCATGGAGAAGGCCGCCACGGCGTCCTACGACGACGCCCCGCAGGAGATCTCCTCCGGGGAGCTGACGATCGACGCGGGTGGTTACACCGCGCGTCTGCGCGGCCGGCCGCTCGACCTCACCTACAAGGAGTTCGAGCTCCTGAAGTACCTCGTGCAGCACCCCGGGCGCGTCTTCACCCGCGCCCAGCTGCTGCAGGAGGTCTGGGGCTACGACTACTACGGCGGCACGCGCACCGTGGACGTCCACGTGCGGCGCCTGCGCGCCAAGCTCGGGCCCGAGCACGAGCAGCTCATCGGCACGGTCCGCAACGTCGGCTACCGCTTCGACCCGCCGAAGGACCGACGCGGCGCGGACGACCACGACGACGTCAAGGAGCCCGCCGGCGCGTGA
- a CDS encoding DsrE family protein: protein MKTTSGTERPEATNQAFTVAAAAVAAGADVSLWLTGESAWFALPGRAAELELAHATPLPELLDLLVAEGRVTVCTQCAARRGITADDVLPGVRIAGAAVFVEETLRPDAQALVY from the coding sequence GTGAAGACCACGAGCGGCACCGAGCGCCCCGAGGCCACGAACCAGGCCTTCACCGTGGCCGCGGCCGCGGTCGCCGCCGGCGCCGACGTGAGCCTGTGGCTCACCGGCGAGTCGGCGTGGTTCGCGCTGCCCGGCCGCGCGGCCGAGCTCGAGCTCGCGCACGCGACCCCGCTGCCCGAGCTCCTCGACCTGCTCGTCGCGGAGGGCCGGGTCACCGTGTGCACGCAGTGCGCGGCGCGGCGCGGCATCACCGCGGACGACGTCCTGCCGGGCGTGCGCATCGCGGGGGCCGCGGTGTTCGTCGAGGAGACGCTGCGGCCCGACGCGCAGGCGCTCGTCTACTGA